A DNA window from Helianthus annuus cultivar XRQ/B chromosome 15, HanXRQr2.0-SUNRISE, whole genome shotgun sequence contains the following coding sequences:
- the LOC110937473 gene encoding ninja-family protein 3 — MDFLKSFGDGGSVKGEKHDEENVELSLGLSSNGRFGVERRRVAAEDVSGENNRLIRSNSTVDFLDFKKLSSGNDETTSLTLFPLTRTCSLPIETEVEWKKRKELQSLRRSEAKRRRVEKVKNGRVVKGLGVEESYEGKMRSLVNGNELLPPLPRPSSFPSQVSVGSPASGGSSGVSDLESQPFSGTNKDTELKSTASHQAVSHQISSSNIYRSNSIASHTSSSSNLYRSSSIASQTSSQTINRNLSSQTINKNLSKDETLKMMFADMPCVSTKGDGVNGKKIEGFLYRYRKGEEVRIVCVCHGSFLTPAEFVKHGGGSDVEHPLRHIVVMPPATFL, encoded by the exons ATGGATTTTTTGAAGAGTTTCGGCGACGGTGGATCGGTGAAAGGCGAAAAACACGATGAGGAAAACGTGGAGCTGAGTTTAGGATTGTCGTCGAACGGCCGATTCGGCGTTGAAAGACGGCGCGTGGCGGCGGAGGATGTTTCCGGCGAGAATAACCGTTTAATTAGGTCAAATTCGACggttgattttttagattttaagAAATTATCGTCGGGAAATGATGAAACGACGTCGTTGACGTTGTTTCCGTTAACGAGGACGTGTTCGTTGCCGATTGAGACGGAGGTGGAGTGGAAGAAGCGGAAGGAGTTGCAGTCGTTGCGGCGGTCGGAGGCGAAGCGGCGGCGCGTGGAGAAGGTTAAGAATGGGCGCGTGGTGAAAGGATTGGGGGTGGAGGAAAGTTATGAAGGGAAAATGAGAAGTTTGGTTAACGGTAATGAATTGTTGCCTCCGCTTCCACGTCCGTCAAGTTTTCCGTCACAGGTGAGTGTTGGATCTCCGGCGAGTGGTGGATCTTCTGGAGTTTCTGATTTGGAAAGTCAACCTTTTTCAG GAACCAACAAAGACACTGAACTTAAAAGCACTGCAAGTCATCAAGCCGTATCGCATCAGATCTCGAGTTCAAACATCTACAGATCAAACTCAATTGCTTCACACACATCTTCAAGTTCAAACCTCTACAGATCAAGCTCAATTGCTTCACAAACATCTTCTCAAACCATCAACAGAAACCTGTCGTCTCAAACCATCAACAAAAACCTGTCGAAAGACGAAACCTTAAAGATGATGTTCGCCGACATGCCTTGCGTTTCGACCAAAGGCGATGGTGTTAATGGCAAAAAGATAGAAGGGTTTTTGTACAGATACCGAAAAGGCGAAGAAGTGAGAATAGTGTGTGTTTGTCATGGTAGCTTTTTGACCCCGGCGGAGTTCGTCAAACACGGTGGCGGCAGCGATGTCGAACACCCTCTCAGACATATCGTCGTTATGCCGCCAGCGACGTTCCTCTGA